AATACTGTAATAAGAACTATAAAATTGGAGCATGTACATTTCAGAATGTTTTACATTCAACAAGATAAAATCTATTTGCTTTTGACCAAAATGGACATAGAAAACCTGacaatatcaaatgcacaaatgCCACACATGCTTTTCCCCAATTATCCTACAAAAttccaatatttaaattttgccaATAATATCTTAACAGACGAGTTGTTTAAAAGAACTATCCAACTGCCTCACTTGAAAACTCTCATTTTGAATGGCAATAAACTGGAGACACTTTCTTTAGTGAGTTGCTTTGCTAACAACACACCCTTGGAACACTTGGATCTGGGTCAAAATCTATTACaacataaaaatgatgaaaattgcTCATGGCCAGAAACTGTGGTCAACATGAATCTGTCATACAATAAATTGTCTGATTCTGTCTTCAGGTGCTTGCCCAAAAGTATTCAAATACTTGACCTAAATAATAACCAAATCCAAACTGTACCTAAAGAGACTATTCATCTGATGGCCTTACGAGAGCTAAatattgcatttaattttctAACTGATCTCCCTGGGTGCAGTCATTTCAGTAGACTTTCAATTCTGAACATTGAAATGAACTTAATTCTCAGCCCATCTCTGGATTTTGTTCAGAGCTGCCAGGAAGTTAAGACTCTAAATGCGGGAAGAAATCCATTCCGGTGTACCTGTGAATTAAAAAGTTTCATTCAGCTTGAAACATATTCAGAGGTCATGATGGTTGGATGGTCAGATTCATACACCTGTGAATACCCTTTAAACCTAAGGGGAACTCGGTTAAAAGACATTCATCTGCCCGAATTATCTTGCAACACAGCTCTGTTGATTGTCACCATTGTAGTTATCATGTTAGTTCCGGGGTTGGCTGTGGCCTTCTGCTGTCTCCACTTTGATCTGCCCTGGTATCTCAGGATGCTAGGTCAatgcacacaaacatggcacaggGTTAGGAAAACAACCCAAGAACAACTCAAGAGAAATGTCCGATTCCACGCATTTATTTCATACAGTGAACCTGATTCTCTGTGGGTGAAGAATGAATTGATCCCCAATCTAGAGAAAGAAGATGGTTCTATCTTGATTTGCCTTTATGAAAGATACTTTGACCCTGGCAAGAGCATTAGTGAAAATATTGTAAGCTTCATTGAGAAAAGCTATAAATCCATCTTTGTTTTGTCTCCCAACTTTGTCCAGAACGAGTGGTGCCACTATGAATTCTACTTTGCCCACCACAATCTCTTCCATGAAAATTCTGATCATATAATTCTTATCATACTggaacccattccattctactgcattcccACCAGGTATCATAAACTGAAATCTCTCCTGGAAAAAAAAGCATACTTGGAATGGCCGAAGGATAGGCGTAAATGTGGGCTTTTCTGGGCAAACCTTCGAGCTGCTATTAATGTTAATGTATTAGCCACCAGAGAAATGTATGAACTGCAGACATTCACAGAGTTAAATGAAAAGTCTCGAGGTTCTACAATCTCTCTGATGAGAACAGACTGCCTATAAAATCCCACAGCGCTTGGGAAGTTGGGGACCACATACACTGTTGGGATGTACATTGCTACAACCTTTATGATGGCAAtttgacaatatttattaaaataaaaaatggttattCCCTTCATATCAGTTTCTGGAAGGATTTCTAAGAATGTTTCCTATAGAAACACCTTCACAAGTTTATAAGGGCTTATGAAAAAAGGTGTTCATCTCAGGATTGTTTATAATCATgaaaaatgtggccaggtgcagtggctcacgcttgtaatcccaggactttggga
Above is a window of Nomascus leucogenys isolate Asia chromosome 20, Asia_NLE_v1, whole genome shotgun sequence DNA encoding:
- the TLR10 gene encoding toll-like receptor 10 isoform X2, which encodes MTVEGDAPELPEERELMTNCSNMSLRKVPADLTPDTTTLDLSYNLLFQLQSSDFHSVSKLKVLILCHNRIQQLDLKTFEFNKELRYLDLSNNRLKSVTWYLLAGLRYLDLSFNDFDTMPICEEAGNMSHLEILGLSGAKIQKSDFQKIAHLHLNTVFLGFRTLSHYEEGSLPILNTTKLHIVLPMDTNFWVLLRDGIKTSKILEMTNIDGKNQFISYEIQRNLSLENAKTTVLLLNKVDLLWDDLFLILQFVWHTSVEHFQIRNVTLGGKVYLDHNSFDYSNTVIRTIKLEHVHFRMFYIQQDKIYLLLTKMDIENLTISNAQMPHMLFPNYPTKFQYLNFANNILTDELFKRTIQLPHLKTLILNGNKLETLSLVSCFANNTPLEHLDLGQNLLQHKNDENCSWPETVVNMNLSYNKLSDSVFRCLPKSIQILDLNNNQIQTVPKETIHLMALRELNIAFNFLTDLPGCSHFSRLSILNIEMNLILSPSLDFVQSCQEVKTLNAGRNPFRCTCELKSFIQLETYSEVMMVGWSDSYTCEYPLNLRGTRLKDIHLPELSCNTALLIVTIVVIMLVPGLAVAFCCLHFDLPWYLRMLGQCTQTWHRVRKTTQEQLKRNVRFHAFISYSEPDSLWVKNELIPNLEKEDGSILICLYERYFDPGKSISENIVSFIEKSYKSIFVLSPNFVQNEWCHYEFYFAHHNLFHENSDHIILIILEPIPFYCIPTRYHKLKSLLEKKAYLEWPKDRRKCGLFWANLRAAINVNVLATREMYELQTFTELNEKSRGSTISLMRTDCL
- the TLR10 gene encoding toll-like receptor 10 isoform X1 is translated as MRLIRNIYIFCSIVMTVEGDAPELPEERELMTNCSNMSLRKVPADLTPDTTTLDLSYNLLFQLQSSDFHSVSKLKVLILCHNRIQQLDLKTFEFNKELRYLDLSNNRLKSVTWYLLAGLRYLDLSFNDFDTMPICEEAGNMSHLEILGLSGAKIQKSDFQKIAHLHLNTVFLGFRTLSHYEEGSLPILNTTKLHIVLPMDTNFWVLLRDGIKTSKILEMTNIDGKNQFISYEIQRNLSLENAKTTVLLLNKVDLLWDDLFLILQFVWHTSVEHFQIRNVTLGGKVYLDHNSFDYSNTVIRTIKLEHVHFRMFYIQQDKIYLLLTKMDIENLTISNAQMPHMLFPNYPTKFQYLNFANNILTDELFKRTIQLPHLKTLILNGNKLETLSLVSCFANNTPLEHLDLGQNLLQHKNDENCSWPETVVNMNLSYNKLSDSVFRCLPKSIQILDLNNNQIQTVPKETIHLMALRELNIAFNFLTDLPGCSHFSRLSILNIEMNLILSPSLDFVQSCQEVKTLNAGRNPFRCTCELKSFIQLETYSEVMMVGWSDSYTCEYPLNLRGTRLKDIHLPELSCNTALLIVTIVVIMLVPGLAVAFCCLHFDLPWYLRMLGQCTQTWHRVRKTTQEQLKRNVRFHAFISYSEPDSLWVKNELIPNLEKEDGSILICLYERYFDPGKSISENIVSFIEKSYKSIFVLSPNFVQNEWCHYEFYFAHHNLFHENSDHIILIILEPIPFYCIPTRYHKLKSLLEKKAYLEWPKDRRKCGLFWANLRAAINVNVLATREMYELQTFTELNEKSRGSTISLMRTDCL